One genomic region from Branchiostoma lanceolatum isolate klBraLanc5 chromosome 7, klBraLanc5.hap2, whole genome shotgun sequence encodes:
- the LOC136437895 gene encoding sodium-dependent phosphate transport protein 2B-like, producing MGKGSDKKSEENPPTYNDAIAKSDVAISVDGEDKKKIVEEEDFDPWNVPELKDDTVPWDELTGCGKVERVVLWFLKPVLLLGLLYMFICSLDFLSSAFRLLGGKAAGELFAQNDLLKNPVCGLMIGVLVTVLVQSSSTSTSIVVSMVGAGILEVEQSIYIVMGANIGTSVTNTIVSLGHSGDKNEFRRAFAGATIHDMFNWLCVFILLPLEAASHYLFRLSTLIVDSFQFTGVGEIKLLKVITEPFTKLIVEIDKGVITDIAQNEEGATEQSLLKRYCKTGPLVQVNSTEEQVTFFGNGTYNWTITENVTTSEWKHQCQYLFAQVNLWNDTIVGVILLVAALLILCICLACIVKLLHSILKGALARVIKKAVHAELPTKVGKYLTGYLIIILGAGMTFLVQSSSIFTSALTPLIAIGVVNLKRAYPLTLGANIGTTTTAILAALASSGDGLVRSLQLALCHFFFNVSGIILWYPIPPLRNVPIGLAKKLGNTTAKYRWFAIVYLILMFFLWPALVFGLSVAGWETLVGVGVPLLVFALVVVVINILQTKRPNWLPKKLRTWDFLPLALHSLEPYDRLLTGCCKKKGAEQAANDDERIEIDNPGFVKEQEMEVTQL from the exons ATGGGGAAAGGCAGCGACAAAAAGAGCGAGGAAAACCCTCCGACGTACAATGACGCCATCGcc aAAAGTGATGTGGCCATTTCCGTGGACGGCGAGGACAAGAAAAAGATCGTCGAAGAAGAAGACTTCGACCCGTGGAATGTCCCCGAGCTGAAGGATGATACCGTTCCTTGGGATG AACTGACGGGCTGTGGGAAGGTGGAACGTGTGGTTCTGTGGTTCCTGAAACCGGTCCTGCTCCTCGGGCTGCTCTACATGTTCATCTGCTCACTGGACTTCCTCAGCAGCGCCTTCAGACTGTTGG gTGGAAAAGCTGCAGGTGAGCTGTTTGCCCAGAATGATCTGTTGAAGAACCCTGTGTGCGGTTTGATGATCGGTGTTTTGGTGACGGTTCTGGTGCAGAGCTCCTCAACCTCAACCTCCATCGTCGTGTCCATGGTCGGCGCCGGAA TATTGGAGGTGGAACAGTCCATCTACATCGTCATGGGGGCCAATATCGGGACCTCGGTGACCAACACCATCGTCTCACTGGGGCACTCTGGCGACAAGAACGAGTTCCGCAGGGCGTTTGCCGGGGCCACGATCCACGACATGTTCAACTGGCTCTGCGTCTTCATCCTTCTGCCATTGGAG GCTGCATCCCACTACCTGTTCCGATTGTCGACTTTAATTGTGGACTCCTTCCAATTTACCGGAGTTGGTGAGATCAAACTGCTGAAGGTCATCACGGAGCCCTTCACCAAGCTGATTGTGGAG ATTGACAAGGGAGTGATCACCGACATCGCTCAGAACGAGGAAGGCGCTACAGAGCAGAGTCTACTGAAGCGGTACTGCAAGACTGGTCCTCTGGTGCAGGTCAACTCAACAGAAGAGCAG gTGACATTCTTCGGCAACGGCACCTACAACTGGACCATCACTGAAAACGTCACCACCAGCGAATGGAAGCATCAAT gtcAGTACCTGTTCGCGCAGGTGAACCTGTGGAACGACACCATCGTGGGGGTGATCCTGCTGGTGGCAGCGCTGCTGATCCTCTGCATCTGTCTCGCCTGTATCGTCAAACTCCTCCACAGCATCCTGAAGGGCGCCCTAGCCAGGGTCATCAAAAAGGCCGTACACGCCGAGCTTCCCACTAAAGTGGGGAAGTACCTGACAGG ATATCTGATCATCATCCTCGGTGCTGGCATGACGTTCCTGGTCCAGAGTAGCTCCATCTTCACGTCAGCCCTCACCCCTCTCATCGCGATCGGCGTGGTCAACCTCAAACGGGCGTACCCTCTGACTCTCGGCGCCAACATcggcaccaccaccaccgccaTCCTGGCGGCCCTGGCGTCTTCCGGAGACGGTCTGGTCAGGTCTCTTCAACTGGCGCTGTGTCACTTCTTCTTCAACGTGTCCGGGATCATCCTGTGGTACCCGATACCGCCTCTCAGGAATGTTCCCATCGGTTTGGCCAAGAAGCTCGGCAACACCACAGCAAAGTACCGATGGTTTGCCATCGTCTACCTCATTCTGATGTTCTTCCTCTGGCCGGCGTTAGTTTTTGGACTGTCCGTCGCGGGGTGGGAAACGCTTGTTGGTGTTGGGGTACCACTATTGGTATTTGCTTTGGTCGTAGTTGTCATTAATATCTTACAAACAAAACGTCCTAACTGGCTTCCTAAGAAACTCCGGACATGGGACTTCCTCCCCCTCGCCTTGCATTCACTTGAGCCATACGACAGGCTTCTGACGGGATGCTGCAAAAAGAAAGGCGCGGAACAAGCGGCCAATGATGATGAAAGAATTGAGATTGACAATCCCGGCTTCGTTAAAGAACAGGAAATGGAAGTCACCCAGCTTTAG
- the LOC136437896 gene encoding sodium-dependent phosphate transport protein 2B-like: protein MHSECFVMGQGSDKKSEKEPPAYNAAIVKNDVLIADDDEDKTKIVEEEEFDPWNVHELKDDAVPWSELTGCGKVERLVLWFLKPVLLLGLLYMFICSLDFLSSAFRLLGGKAAGELFAQNELLRNPVCGLMIGVLATVLVQSSSTSTSIVVSMVGAGMLEVEQSIYIVMGANIGTSVTNTIVSLAHSGDKNEFRRAFAGATIHDMFNWLCVFILLPLEAASHYLFRLSTVVVNSFQFTEVGEIKLLKVITEPFTKLIVEIDKGVITDIALTEGATEQSLLKRYCKTGHLVLVNSTEEQLTFFSNGTYNWTITENVPTSEWKHQCQYLFAQVNLWNDTIVGVILLVAALLILCICLACIVKLLHSILKGALARVIKRAVHAELPTKVGKYLTGYLIIILGAGMTFLVQSSSIFTSALTPLIGIGVVKLEQAYPLTLGANIGTTTTAILAALASSGDGLVRSLQLALCHFFFNVSGIILWYPIPPLRNVPIGLAKKLGNTTAKYRWFAIVYIILMFFLLPVAIFGLSVAGWETLVGVGVPLLVFALAVVVINTLQTKRPNWLPKKLRTWDFLPLALHSIEPYDRLLTGCCKKKGAEKAANYETIKLLKKEEK from the exons ATGCACTCTGAATGCTTCGTCATGGGACAAGGCAGCGACAAAAAGAGCGAGAAAGAGCCCCCGGCGTACAATGCAGCCATCGTC aaaaatGACGTGTTAATTGCCGATGACGACGAGGACAAGACAAAGATAGTAGAGGAAGAAGAGTTCGACCCTTGGAATGTCCACGAGCTGAAGGATGACGCCGTTCCTTGGTCTG AACTGACGGGCTGTGGGAAGGTGGAACGTCTGGTTCTGTGGTTCCTGAAGCCGGTCCTGCTACTCGGGCTGCTCTACATGTTCATCTGCTCACTGGACTTCCTCAGCAGCGCCTTCAGACTGTTGG GCGGAAAAGCTGCCGGTGAGCTGTTTGCCCAGAATGAGCTGTTGAGGAACCCTGTTTGCGGTTTGATGATCGGTGTTTTGGCAACTGTTCTGGTGCAGAGCTCCTCAACATCAACCTCCATCGTCGTGTCCATGGTCGGTGCAGGAA TGTTGGAGGTGGAACAGTCCATCTACATCGTCATGGGGGCCAACATCGGGACCTCGGTGACCAACACCATCGTCTCACTGGCGCACTCTGGCGACAAGAACGAGTTCCGCAGGGCGTTCGCCGGGGCCACGATCCACGACATGTTCAACTGGCTCTGTGTCTTCATCCTGCTGCCATTGGAG GCTGCATCCCACTACCTATTCCGACTGTCGACCGTGGTTGTGAACTCCTTCCAATTTACTGAGGTTGGTGAGATCAAGCTGCTGAAAGTCATCACAGAGCCTTTCACCAAGCTGATTGTGGAG ATAGACAAGGGAGTCATCACCGACATCGCTCTAACGGAAGGTGCTACAGAGCAGAGTCTACTGAAGCGGTACTGCAAGACGGGTCATCTGGTACTGGTCAACTCAACAGAAGAGCAG CTGACATTCTTCAGCAACGGTACCTACAACTGGACCATCACTGAAAATGTCCCCACCAGCGAGTGGAAGCATCAAT gtCAGTACCTGTTCGCGCAGGTGAACCTGTGGAACGACACCATCGTGGGGGTGATCCTGCTGGTGGCAGCGCTGCTGATCCTCTGCATCTGCCTCGCCTGTATCGTCAAACTCCTCCACAGCATCCTGAAGGGCGCGCTGGCCAGGGTCATCAAAAGGGCCGTACACGCCGAGCTCCCCACTAAAGTGGGGAAGTACCTGACCgg ATATCTGATCATCATCCTCGGTGCTGGTATGACGTTCCTGGTCCAGAGTAGCTCCATCTTCACGTCAGCCCTCACCCCCCTCATCGGGATCGGCGTGGTCAAACTCGAACAGGCGTACCCTCTGACTCTCGGCGCCAACATcggcaccaccaccaccgccaTCCTGGCGGCCCTGGCGTCTTCCGGAGACGGTCTGGTCAGGTCTCTTCAACTGGCGCTGTGTCACTTCTTCTTCAACGTGTCCGGGATCATCCTGTGGTACCCGATACCGCCTCTCAGGAACGTCCCCATCGGTTTGGCCAAGAAGCTCGGCAACACCACAGCAAAGTACCGCTGGTTTGCCATCGTCTACATCATCCTGATGTTCTTTCTCTTGCCTGTGGCAATTTTCGGACTGTCCGTCGCAGGATGGGAAACGCTTGTTGGTGTTGGGGTACCACTATTGGTATTCGCTCTGGCCGTTGTTGTCATCAACACATTACAAACAAAACGTCCCAACTGGCTTCCTAAGAAACTAAGGACATGGGACTTCCTCCCCCTCGCCCTGCATTCAATTGAGCCTTACGACAGGCTTTTGACGGGATGCTGCAAAAAGAAAGGTGCGGAAAAAGCGGCCAATTATGAAACaataaagcttttaaaaaaagaagaaaagtga